GTCGAAAACTTaacgcaaaaaaaatatataatattatattcattacgaagataatatcaaataatttttaatttaaagctgttggagcatagaatattttaagcAGTAAAATTTAGGAAATtgtgcaaaaatattattggcaaatatttgttattgtgTGAGTAGTAAATGAACCTTAGTGTGAGTAATCCATTATCTGGGCCATTATCGtgttatcgtaaaaaacccGTTAAAATCggtacaaaataactataagtgAAAGATTAGTTTATGTACTTCCCGATgtctgattattatttttaaaaaatgtatgaactcATCATTTCCTTTACTAGGTTATGTAGGGAAAATAATTGATATCTTAAAACTGAAtgtaagtgtataaaataaaaatattttcatcattttttttaaattttaacatatttttaagccttattgaatacaaaaatcaataatcTGTTTCCTGCATGACCTAGAAGATGAGATGATgagtttatacatattttttaaataataattggacaTCGGAAAGCACATAAACTAATCTTCCAtttattggtctaaaactacaaaaaatacGGTGTGCTCCAACAgccttaatataaaaatgtataacatgcaACTGTAGTTTttacttacattattatattttaggtgaTTTATTGAACAAATGTTGTTGTTCCAATCAAATCAAccgtacaaatattattagatttcgataaaatgtattattatgattaacagtaaattgtttataataattcgaTTGCCTGACACCATTATTTTCAAGCCCTTAATGTAATGATGTATTTCGAgtgcaataaaattattctaacaacagtttttttaacatttatattgaatttttacattttttataggtCAATTTTAGCCTATTACTAGGAACAACAAATTCTCTATAGATTTCAGTATACATTcatgtattatataacatgaatctcagatttataataatgaccGGATCTTTCTATTTcattaagttaatatattaatgacttatacttaacaaattatatagataatataaatatcaaacattACACGacaagatatattatacataacgaGTGGCCTGGTGTGGCGTGGGTGGTTTGCCTCAGTCACAAATATTGGGTTCTGAGGTGTCCCGAATGGGTGACCGCCCgggtttttagtgacaaatcctcaCCACATATAGACGTGATCCAAATTGTACCCTTCTCCACAATAATTAAAACGAGTAtacccattttttttatatatataaaatataatatattaaaacaataataattggatcgtacctattcaaaaaaataaaataaaataacgtgcCATTTTTCTGGTGATTTTTTGgagttttttaattgataaatgcATTTCTTAAgggtatattaatttacttttacgTTTTTGCCATTCAAATCCAAgttcaatattcatataatgTTAGGTACCCACAAAACATTAAATCTCAGCccaatattcatataatattacccaCAAGGCAACAAAGACTTATTTTTTATGACTGATCGGGTAGTTTACACGTCAACATCAGTTTTTTGAAGGGCAATCTAAGAGTAAGACTTTCGGTTTTGTAATTTTCAGGTTCAGAGACGGAGAAGGCAAGGCATTCGGAGGAGGCTATCACGATTCGTCGGTGAAGACGAACGCAGTCGGTCAACAAGGCCAGTTCGGTAACGGGGACGGTTACCACGCGGCCGGTGGTCAGACGGGCGACGCGGTCAACAATCAGCTCTACGGCACGCGGTCCGACAGCGGCCCGGGCATCGTGGCTGGCACGCCGTTTTTGGTGTCCACCACTGACCCGTTGCCACCAGTCGTCCATCTGCCACCGCAGTACGTGCAACAATCCCCGCAGTACATCCCTCAGGCACCACAGTACGTCCCGCAGGCTCAATACGTCCCACAGGCCCAATACGTCCCGCAGGCCCCGTACATCCCGCAGGCACCGTTCGCGGCCCAGGCACCGTTCGCGGCCCAGGCACCGTTCAGTGCCCAGGTACCCTCTTTGTACCAGGGCAACATTCCACAGCTGCCGCCGATCGTACAACAGCAGCCGGGATCGATACTTCCGCCGTACAACGTGCAATTGCCCGCCTTATCGCTGTCCGCCCGCTCGCCGTCCGGCCAATACGTCGTGCCCATGCCGCCAAAACTCTACGTGGACAAACCCAACGCCACCACAGACGGTTGAATATTCGAATCGATTATTACAGTACATTCTTACGTTGTTGTTtattgatacattattatacgatattttgCGCGAGTCGATGGTTGTTCGTTTGGATTATAAAGTTTCATCggctctaaaaatattataacactatataatataatagcgccTATATCTGCCTATTGTTTATTATAGGTTGTAAAATACCTTTGCTGCTGATCGAGATGGGAATCATATTGTATAGTGGTTGTCTATAGATTTTAGATGATGACttttattcaaaaaagtttAGAGTGTAATCCGCGGTTCAAAGTGTATATCGTACATAAATGTGTACAGAATCAAACGAAGACGATAGTGTGGtgctatataat
This genomic window from Metopolophium dirhodum isolate CAU chromosome 1, ASM1992520v1, whole genome shotgun sequence contains:
- the LOC132935031 gene encoding uncharacterized protein LOC132935031, which codes for MTKVSTASNKSLHLTGIGLAVQAFYINLTLDTVMGGDFVQLKPAGPPIINPAGVWSVDQVPQGYATAGSNLALNGLQALQAFGGNKIDANGYRDQNGFYRDNNGALNGYDVGNTYGGVNDRGVTSVEGGAYGGINGRNKGHQVAGFSTSYQKNESGNKATYYDDGLGHGGVIQYGAKDQRFRDGEGKAFGGGYHDSSVKTNAVGQQGQFGNGDGYHAAGGQTGDAVNNQLYGTRSDSGPGIVAGTPFLVSTTDPLPPVVHLPPQYVQQSPQYIPQAPQYVPQAQYVPQAQYVPQAPYIPQAPFAAQAPFAAQAPFSAQVPSLYQGNIPQLPPIVQQQPGSILPPYNVQLPALSLSARSPSGQYVVPMPPKLYVDKPNATTDG